The Coffea arabica cultivar ET-39 chromosome 6e, Coffea Arabica ET-39 HiFi, whole genome shotgun sequence genome contains the following window.
TCGTCTTCCTAATCATTTGTGCATCTTAAAAATGAAAGACAAGGTCAATATAAACAccacaaaaatgaagaaaaggaaaatgaacgtgtaaagaataataaaaagaaaatattaaatatcAAAATGCCAGAGAACCCAAGAccagaaaataattcaaaaGCGACAGCATCATCTTAAGTGTTGAGCTTGGGGCTAAGAGGAGGAGGTAGGAAACTAAAAAGCAAATTACTTTCCTTCAGCCGGCGACTATGCTTGGCGCCTCAGCCTTCTATGGAAGCTGTAATCCATCATCCAGCCACCGGCGCCGCCGCCTTCTCTCCTTGCTCTCTACCGGAAACCCTTTTCTCACGTCGTGTTTCAGACCTTCCCCGTCGTTCAAAACCTGatatctcttcatttctttctcctCCTATACCCAAAACAAAGCCCCAAAACCTCCGTCTCAGCCCACAATTCCTGCCAAGTCCATCAACCTCTCCCTCTAAACGGCCGCTTCTTGATCCCCCTTTGACTTCAGAGCCGTCCATCAAAACTGACCTACCTAGCAATGACTACTCCCATTTGCTTCTGCTCTCTGCTCGTTACGGTGACGTCGAACTCGCTAAAGCAGTTCACGCTTCTATTTTCAAACACGAAGAAGATACTTATCTATCCAATGCTCTTATTGTCGCCTACCTCAAACTTGGCCGAATTGATTTTGCCCGCAGAGTTTTCAAGAATATGTCAAGCCCAGACGTTGTGTCCTATACCGCTTTAATATCTGATTTGGCGAAGTCCAATCGAGAAAATGAAGCTATTGAGCTCTTCTTGGAAATGAGAGGTTCAGGTATTGAACCAAATGAGCATAGCTTTGTGGCTTTATTGACTGCTTGTATTCGCTTACTGAATTTAGAATTGGGTTTGCAAGTTCATGCCTTTGTGCTCAAATTGGACTTTTTGGATTCCACTTATGTTGTGAATGCCCTAATGGGACTGTATAGCAATTGTGGCTGTCtaaattttgtaattgaattgTTTTATGATATGCCAGTAAGGGATATTGTTTCTTGGAATACGGTAATATCGAGTTTGGTAAAGAAAGGAATGTATGACGAAGCATTCGAATCTTTCCGTGATATGTTGAGGATAGATGGTCTTAGAGTTGACCATTTTACGATATCAAGTCTGTTGGCTTCGGCTGCATCTGCTGGGCGTTCTGGAATGACAGAAGGCCGTGAAATTCAGTCTTGTGCAATTAAGCTTGGATTTGAGAGCAATTTAAGCGTCAACAATGCACTTATTCGGTTTTACACGAAGCGTGGGAGCGTAGACGATGTAACGCTTCTGTTTGAGATGATGCCTGAAAAGGATGTTTTCACTTGGACTGAGATGATAACTGCATATATGGAATTTGGACTTGTTGATTTAGCTGTGGAGACTTTTGATATGATGCCTGATAGGACATGCGAATCCTATAATGCTCTTTTAGCAGGATATTGTCGTAACAACAAAGGCTTGAGGGCTTTAAACCTTTTTTGCGACATGGTGGAAGAAGGCATAGAGTTAAACGATTTTACTTTGACTAGTGCTATAAATGCTTGTGGGTCTGTGATGCAGAAGAGCACTAGTGAGCAAATTCATGCATTTATTCTGAAGTTTGGTTGCGCGAGAAATAGTCATGTCGAAGCAGCATTGCTCGACATGTGCACATGGTGTGAAAGAATGGCAGATGCTGAAAACATATTTCTTAGATGGCCAAAGGATCGGGAAAGAACAATTGTGTTGACAGCAATGATATGTGGATATGCTAGAAACAGGCAGCTTGATCAAGCAATTTCACTATTCTGCCAAGGGCAATCAGAAGAATCGTTTGTTTTGGATGAAGTTGTAGCAACTACTATGCTCAGCATATGTGGCCTGTTAGGATTTCGTAAATTTGGGGTACAATTACACTGCTTCTCAACCAAATATGGTTTGTTAAATGATACGAAGATGGCGAATGCCACAATCAGCATGTATGCTAAATGCGGACAGATGGAAGCTGCAATTAAGTTTTTTGATGCAATGCTAGTTCATGATACAGTGTCATGGAACAGCTTGTTAGCTGGGCATGTACTCCATAGGCAAGGGGATGAGGCTTTGGCGGTTTGGATGAAGATGGAAAGTTTAGGAGTACAGCCTGATACAGTCACCTGTCTCTTCATTATTTCGGCTTATAGATACACTGGCTCTGATTTAATTGATTGTTGCCAtagatttttttcttcaatGGAATCGCGTTACCAGATCAAACCCACTTCAGAACACTATGCTAATTTGGTTGGTGTTTTAGGGCACTGGGGTCTGCTTAAAGAAGCAGAGGCAATAATTCTGAAGATGCATTTTGTGCCAAAGGCTGCTGCTTGGCGCGCTTTACTTGATAGCTGTAGGGTACATCAAAATGCAGCCATTGGGAAAAGGGTTGCCAAGGAAATACTTCATGTGGAGCCACAAGATCCTTCTATGTTCATATTAAAATCAAATCTATATTCGGCATCTGGAAGATGGCATTGTTCTGATACTGTCAGGGAGAAGATGAGGGAGAAGGGACTTCGGAAATTCCCAGGCCAAAGCTGGATTATACATCAAAACAGGATTCACTCATTTTTCGCAAGGGACACATCTCATCCTCAATCTAAAGACATATACAGTGGGCTGCAGATATTACTCTTGGAGTGTCTAAAAGCTGGTTATGTCCCTGATACAAGTTTTGTGCTTCATGAAGCGGAGGAACATCAGAAGAAGGATTTTCTTTTCTACCACAGTGCAAAGTTAGCTATGACTTTTGGACTTCTGATGACTAAGCC
Protein-coding sequences here:
- the LOC113697400 gene encoding pentatricopeptide repeat-containing protein At5g03800; translation: MEAVIHHPATGAAAFSPCSLPETLFSRRVSDLPRRSKPDISSFLSPPIPKTKPQNLRLSPQFLPSPSTSPSKRPLLDPPLTSEPSIKTDLPSNDYSHLLLLSARYGDVELAKAVHASIFKHEEDTYLSNALIVAYLKLGRIDFARRVFKNMSSPDVVSYTALISDLAKSNRENEAIELFLEMRGSGIEPNEHSFVALLTACIRLLNLELGLQVHAFVLKLDFLDSTYVVNALMGLYSNCGCLNFVIELFYDMPVRDIVSWNTVISSLVKKGMYDEAFESFRDMLRIDGLRVDHFTISSLLASAASAGRSGMTEGREIQSCAIKLGFESNLSVNNALIRFYTKRGSVDDVTLLFEMMPEKDVFTWTEMITAYMEFGLVDLAVETFDMMPDRTCESYNALLAGYCRNNKGLRALNLFCDMVEEGIELNDFTLTSAINACGSVMQKSTSEQIHAFILKFGCARNSHVEAALLDMCTWCERMADAENIFLRWPKDRERTIVLTAMICGYARNRQLDQAISLFCQGQSEESFVLDEVVATTMLSICGLLGFRKFGVQLHCFSTKYGLLNDTKMANATISMYAKCGQMEAAIKFFDAMLVHDTVSWNSLLAGHVLHRQGDEALAVWMKMESLGVQPDTVTCLFIISAYRYTGSDLIDCCHRFFSSMESRYQIKPTSEHYANLVGVLGHWGLLKEAEAIILKMHFVPKAAAWRALLDSCRVHQNAAIGKRVAKEILHVEPQDPSMFILKSNLYSASGRWHCSDTVREKMREKGLRKFPGQSWIIHQNRIHSFFARDTSHPQSKDIYSGLQILLLECLKAGYVPDTSFVLHEAEEHQKKDFLFYHSAKLAMTFGLLMTKPGKPVRIFKNILLCGDCHTFFKNVSVVTKREIYVRDSSGFHCFSNGKCSCKDQW